The following is a genomic window from Roseitalea porphyridii.
GCCGAAGCTGGGTGGGGTGGAGCGTCTCGAACTCCTCGTCCATGTTCGCGGCGACCGTCGCCGGGGTCAGCGAATAGCTCGAATTGGCCTCGGCCCACTGGTCGAAGCGGCGCGCCAGTTCCGGGTTGAGGAGCCCGCCCACGGGCAGCGGAATGTCGACGTCCCGGTTCAGCTTGCCGTCCTTGCCGACCAGCGTCTCGACCATGTCGGGCGCCGAATCCTCGATCACCGCCGAATAGATCATCGGCAGCGTCGCCGTCCCGTCGAAGACGCCCCAATGGGTCACGTAGAAGGGACGTTTCGTCTTCGGATTGACCGAGACCTTGATTGTCTCGGGCAGCACGAAGGGCGTGAAGAACTCGCCGTTCTCGATCGTCTCGAGATAGAGCCGCTCGGCGAGCCGGTCCTGCAGTTCCTTTGGGAACGCCTTGTGGCGCAGTATGAAGTCGGCCATGTCGGCCCGCAGCGCGGCCGGCTCGGGAATGGCGGCAAGGCGCGAGGCGGCGCTGCGCCGGTCCTTTTCCAGTTCGAGCACGTTCTGGAACACCGGAAAGCCGCTGTCGGCCCGCGAGATGCGGAATTTCGAGGCAAAGTCCAGCCGGTTGCGCCAGCTGTCGAACGAAGCGCCAAGCCGCGCCAGATAGGGCACCACCGTGCGCGCGACGAGTTCGTGCTGATAGAGGGGCGAACTGTCGTCGCGAAGGAACACGTCGAGTCCGTCGAGCGCCGCGTCGATCGAGGCGAAATAGCGCATCACCGGGCCTGAAGCCGCGTGGGTGGTCCGGCTCACCGGCGCGCTCCCGCCGCGCTACTGCCGCACATAGTCGGCGGCATTGTGCCTGGCGAGCACCTCTTCGAACCGCCGCGCGAACGCCTCGTCGGCCAGCTTCTTGCGGCGCTGGATATCCTGGGTCGCGCCCATGTTCTTTTCGTGCATCTCCAGAAGGTCGGCGATGTGGCTCTGCGCCGCCGCGCCGATGCCGGCCATGGTCGTCTCGGCCGCCGTGTCCACCTGGCTGCCCAGCGTGTTGATCTTGTGGGCGACGTCCTGCTGCGCGGCGGTCTTCAGCGAGTCCTCGAGCGCCTTGTAGAGAACGATGCGCTGTTCGGTGTCGATCGTCAGCTTGTTGATCAGCGTCGACTGGGCCGCCTTCTGGTTGTTGAGCGAGTCAACGAAGGTCTGGAACATCGAGGTGTAGCGTTCCAGCGTCTGGCTTTCGGCGAGCAGGGTCTGCTCGCGCGCCTGCATCTCGTTATATTCGGTGGCGAGTTCGGAGCGTTCGCCCTCCAGTTCCGACCGTTCCTTCTGGTTGGTCGAGGCGGCGATCCTGTTTTCGATGTCGAGCAGCATCGGGTTGAGTTCCTCGATGCGCTTTTGCGTCTTTTCGAGTTCTTCCATCGTCGCGGTGCGCCGTTCGAGCACCTGCCGCAGGCTGGTCTCGGAGGATTCGTAGCGCTCGTCGAGGATCTTGCGCTGGCCTTCGAGGATGCCGACGATCGTGTCCGACTTGGTCAGCAGTTCCTGCAGATTGCCGGCCAGCGACTTGTTGCGCACCCGCTCCGAGCGCATCCGCTGCATGCGCTGCTTGGAGAACAGGCCGACGATGCTCTCCCACGTCGTGTGCGACTTCATCGACTCGAATTCCTGGCCGAACACGTTGGTCGCGTCCTCGAGCCCGATGATCAGGTCGGCGATGTTGGCTTCCATCACCTTCTGCTGGTTCAGAACGTCCTGGATGCGGGCGTTCTCGATGTCGAAATCGGCGTCGCCCACCGTAGCATCCGCCTGGGCAAGCCGGTCGAGCACGTTGCTCGACTGGTTGATCTTGGACTGCATGTCCTCGACCGCCTGTTTGGTCTTTTCGATTTCCTGGTCGAAGTTCTGCAAAGTGGCCATGGACCAACCCCCGTTTGCGCCGCAAGCGGCATATAAGCGGGGTCGATGACAATTGAAAGTCGGCTTCCGGTCAAGCGCTGCGGGCGCCTGCCGGCGCTACTCGGCGGCGAAGCCGATCATGTCCTCTGCGGCGATGCGGCCCATCTCCTCTTCCCAGTGCCGGCGGCACAGCGACACGTACCGGTCATTGCCGCCGATCGCCACCTGATCGCCCTCGCGCACCACCTTGCCGTCGGGGCCGAGCCGGACGACCATCGTCGCCTTGCGCCCGCACCGGCAGATGGTGCGTACCTCGCGCAGGCTGTCGGCGATCGCCAGCAGCGCCAGCGAACCCGGAAACAGCTTGCCCTGAAAGTCCGTGCGCAGGCCGTAGGCCATCACCGGCACGCCCAGCCGGTCGGCGACCCGGGCGAGCTGCCAGACCTGGTCCTCGGAAAGGAACTGCGCCTCGTCAACGAACACGCAATGCACCGGCGAGCGGGCCAGGTGGTCGGCGACGATCGCGTGCAGATCGTCTTCGGGCCCGAAGGTGAGCGCCTCGTCGCCAAGGCCGATCCGGGAGGCGATGCGGCCGGCGCCGGCGCGGTCGTCGAGCTTTGCCGTGAACAGGAGCGTCGTCATGTGCCGCTCGCGATAATTGTGCGAGGCCTGCAGCAGCATGGTCGACTTGCCCGCATTCATCGCCGAATAGTGGAAATAGAGCTTGGCCATCGCGCGCCGCCACCATCATCCTGTTCCCGGACCGCATCTTGGGATAGACCAGCAACGCGGCCGGTGCCACGCACGCCGGACCGTTCTCAACAGGCTAGGGACATGAACGACACGCCCGAAAAGAAGGTCATCCGCGACACGGACGAAGAAGCGATCCGCCTCGCCAAGACGCTGATCGCCACCGCGCGCCATGGGGCGCTCGCAACGCTTCCGGCCGACGCGGGCGGCTTTCCCGCCGCGAGCCGGGTGCAGCTTTCGACCGATTGCGACGGCACGCCCGTGGTGCTTGTCTCGGCCCTTTCGGCGCATCTGGGCGCGATGGTCGACGAACCGAGAACCGCGCTGCTTGTCGGCGAGCCCGGCAAGGGCGATCCGCTCGCCCATCCGCGCATCACGCTGACGACGCTGGCCGAACCGATCGGGCGCGGCACCGACACCCATGCCCGCATCCGCCGGCGGCATCTTGCGCGCCATCCCAAGGCCGAGCTTTACGTCGATTTCGGCGATTTCGCCTTCTTCCGGCTCACGATCCGGTCCGCCAGCCTCAATGGCGGGTTCGGCAAGGCCTACAATCTGACCGCCGACGATCTGGCGCCTTCGGGCGACGTCGAGGGCGTCGCGGCGCTCGAGCATGGCGCGGTCGCCCACATGAACGCCGACCATGCCGAGGCAATCGCGCTCTATGCCGAACGGCTGGGCCGCCAGAAACCCGGCGGCTGGCAGTTGCTGACGCTCGATTCCGAAGGCATGGATCTGGGCGACGGCGACCGTCGGACCCGCATCTTCTATCCCAAACCACTTGCCGACGCCGCGCAATTGCGCACCGTGCTCAAACAGATGGCCGACACCGCCCGCGCCATGGGAGACAGCGACCGATGACCGATCTTGCCGAACGCCACGCCGCCTTCGAGGCGCTGCACCAGTCCGGCTGCTTTGCCATTCCGAACCCGTGGGACATCGGCTCGGCGCGGCTGATGGCGGCCTGCGGCGCCAGGGCGCTGGCGACCACCAGCGCCGGCCATGCCTTCACGCTGGGCCGCCCGGACATGGGCCGGGTGACGCGCGACGAGGCGCTCGCCCACGCCCAGGACCTTATCGCGGCGACGCCCCTGCCGGTCAGCGGCGATTTCGAGAACGGCTTCGGCGACAGTCCGGGCGAGGTGGCGCTGACCGTGCAGCTTTCCGGCGAGGTCGGCCTTTCGGGCTGTTCGATCGAGGACACGCAGATGGTCGGCGGAAATCCGCCCTACCCGTTCGATCTGGCGGTCGAGCGCATCCGCGCCGCCGCCAGCGCCGCCCGTGCGCTCGGACGGCCCTTCGTTCTTTGCGCCCGCGCCGACGGCGTCATGAACGGCCATTACGACACCGACGAAGCGATCCGCCGCATCCGCGCCTTCGAGGACGCAGGCGCCGATCTTCTCTACGTGCCGCTGCCGCCGGACATGGCGGCGCTCGAACGCATCGCCGCGTCGGTCGAAAAACCGGTCAACGCGCTTGCCGCCGGACCCTTCACGTCGGTGACGCTGGAGCAGTTCGCGGCCGCCGGCGTGCGCCGCGTCTCGATCGGCTCGGCGATGGCGCGGCTGACCCACAAGGTGATCGTCGACGCCACCCGCGCGATCATCGGCCATGGCGATTTCTCACAGCTTTCCAACGGCATACCGGGCGATACCATCGACGATCTGCTGATCACCGGGGCCGGCGCGCCCGAATGATCGAAAGCCGGCCGGCGATCCGCGTCACCGATCCCGCGGACCCGCGCATCGCGCCCTATCGCGCGATCCGCGAACGCGATCTCGTGCGCGGCGGCAAGCGTTTCATCGCCGAGGGGACGAGCGTGCTGCGCGTGCTCGCCGGTCAGCGGCGGTTTACCATCGAAAGCGCGCTGATCCTCGAGAGCCGGCTGGCCGGCGTCGCAGGCATTCTCGCGAGCCTGCCCGCCGACGTGCCGGTCCATGTCGCAGCACCGGACGTGATGGACGCGATCGCCGGATTTCCGATGCATCGCGGCGTGCTCGCCGTCGGCCACCGGCGGGCCGATGCCGATACGCCGCCCGAGCCCGAGACCGCCGGGAACTGGCGCACCGTCGTCGCGCTTTGCGGCCTTTCCAACCATGACAATATGGGCGCCATCTTCCGCAACGCGGCCGCGCTGGGCGCCGATGCGGTGCTGATGGACGCGCAGAGCTGCGACCCGCTTTACCGCAAGGCGATCCGCGTTTCGGTGGGCGGCATGCTGACCGTGCCGTGGCACCGGTTCGAAACCGCCGATGCGATGGTCGACTGGCTCGCAGCGGCCGGATTCACCCTGACGGGGCTGTCACCGGCCGGCGCATCGGCGCTCGAGGACTGGGAGCCCCCGGCCCGCGCGGCGCTGGTGCTGGGTACGGAAGGGCCGGGCCTGCCCGGTCCGATCCTGGACCGGACCCGGACCCTGCGCATCGCCATGGCCAACGGTTTCGACAGCCTCAACGTGGCGACGTGCGCGGCGCTCGTGCTGCATCATGTGCGGGTGCGCCGCAAAGGCGCATCGGGACCGCGATCAGCCTGAGACGCTTTCGGCGCGCTGCCGCGCCTCCGCTCCGTCCCGATCGGCCTCGTTCGTCCGCGCCGGCTTTTCGCGTTGAGGCGCCGAACCGCCGCCCGTGAGATCGGCGGCGCGGCGCTGCAATGCCTGGATGCGCGCGGCAAGGCTGGGCGGGCCGTCGGTTTCACCGGTGTCCGCCTCGGCGATCAGGGCCGGGATCGGCGAGGCCTCACCCTCCAGCAGCGAAGCCATGTTGACGATCTCGGCGGCCAGCGCGGCGATCTGCTCGCGCAGCACCGCATCGCCTTCCGATCCGGCGCCATCACCATCGTCCCCGGCGGTCAGACGCGCCGTCCGCTGCCGTTCGGTCTTGAGGTCGGTCTCGAGCCGGGCGATCCGCGCGTCGTAGCCGGCGAGCACCGCTTCGGGCTCGCGATCGCCCAGGAGCTTGGACAGCCGGCCGAAACGGACGGTCATCTCGCCCAGTTCCTCTTCGAGCGCGGCGCGCTCGGCCTCGGCGTCCAGCGCGCGCTGTTCGATCTCCTGCAGGTCGGCCTCTTCGCCGGCCCGCATGTCGCGCAGCCGCGCGATCTCCTTTTCGCGCCGGGCGAGCTTTTCCTCCAGATCGGTCGCCTGCTGGATCGTGCGCTCGTGGCGCTGGTCGAGTTCGGCCGCGCGGGCCCGCTCGGTCTTCAGAAGTTCGGCCGCCTGTCTGGCCTCCGAACGTGTGGTCCGCACCAGCGCCTGCTGCGCGCGCAGCTTCTCGCGCAGCTCGCCGACCCGGTCCTCGAGCGATCCGATCTGCCGGGTCTGGTCCTCGATCCGGGCCTGGGCATCGGCCAGCTTGCGCTCGGTCTCGGCCTTCTGGCGCGCCGTGCTTTCCAGTTCCGCCGAGCGCGCGTTCAGCGACACGTTGGTGGTGTCGAGATCGAGCTGGGTTGCGATCAGTTCGGCCTCGGTGCGGCCGAGACTTTCGCCGAGTTCGTCGATC
Proteins encoded in this region:
- a CDS encoding thymidine kinase, coding for MAKLYFHYSAMNAGKSTMLLQASHNYRERHMTTLLFTAKLDDRAGAGRIASRIGLGDEALTFGPEDDLHAIVADHLARSPVHCVFVDEAQFLSEDQVWQLARVADRLGVPVMAYGLRTDFQGKLFPGSLALLAIADSLREVRTICRCGRKATMVVRLGPDGKVVREGDQVAIGGNDRYVSLCRRHWEEEMGRIAAEDMIGFAAE
- a CDS encoding HugZ family protein, translating into MNDTPEKKVIRDTDEEAIRLAKTLIATARHGALATLPADAGGFPAASRVQLSTDCDGTPVVLVSALSAHLGAMVDEPRTALLVGEPGKGDPLAHPRITLTTLAEPIGRGTDTHARIRRRHLARHPKAELYVDFGDFAFFRLTIRSASLNGGFGKAYNLTADDLAPSGDVEGVAALEHGAVAHMNADHAEAIALYAERLGRQKPGGWQLLTLDSEGMDLGDGDRRTRIFYPKPLADAAQLRTVLKQMADTARAMGDSDR
- a CDS encoding isocitrate lyase/PEP mutase family protein; protein product: MTDLAERHAAFEALHQSGCFAIPNPWDIGSARLMAACGARALATTSAGHAFTLGRPDMGRVTRDEALAHAQDLIAATPLPVSGDFENGFGDSPGEVALTVQLSGEVGLSGCSIEDTQMVGGNPPYPFDLAVERIRAAASAARALGRPFVLCARADGVMNGHYDTDEAIRRIRAFEDAGADLLYVPLPPDMAALERIAASVEKPVNALAAGPFTSVTLEQFAAAGVRRVSIGSAMARLTHKVIVDATRAIIGHGDFSQLSNGIPGDTIDDLLITGAGAPE
- a CDS encoding TrmH family RNA methyltransferase gives rise to the protein MIESRPAIRVTDPADPRIAPYRAIRERDLVRGGKRFIAEGTSVLRVLAGQRRFTIESALILESRLAGVAGILASLPADVPVHVAAPDVMDAIAGFPMHRGVLAVGHRRADADTPPEPETAGNWRTVVALCGLSNHDNMGAIFRNAAALGADAVLMDAQSCDPLYRKAIRVSVGGMLTVPWHRFETADAMVDWLAAAGFTLTGLSPAGASALEDWEPPARAALVLGTEGPGLPGPILDRTRTLRIAMANGFDSLNVATCAALVLHHVRVRRKGASGPRSA